The nucleotide sequence ACGCCCGCGCCGTCCCCCAGGGCCAGCCGCAGCACCGCCCACCACCAGACCGCGCCCAGCCCGAGCCCTGCCCCCCAGCGCACTATTCGCCCCATCATGGTCCGCCACCTCCGGCCGGAAGCTAGAACACCGCCTGCCACCTGCGGAAGGCGCACCGAAGGGCTCACCGGAGCAGCGCCGGGCAGACAGGCCGACCGCCGGATCCGGGAACCCGCTTCTTCTAAGCGGTCTCGGCCTGAAACATCCAATGGTGCTTCTCGAGATCCGCCGTGATCTGGATGAACAGGTCTTCGGACACCGGGTCGGCGTCACCGGTCGCCTTCACCCGCTCCCGCATCCGGGCGATGACCGCGCCGAGAGCGGCGACCATCCCGGAGACCGCGTCCGTGTCCTTGATCCAGCCCGACGGAGGGACCTTGATGCCGGTGCCGGAGGCGACCGTGGCCGCGCGTCCGTCCGGCGGGACGCCCAGCGCCGAGGAGCGCTCGGCCACCGAGTCGGAGTGCAGGCGGGCGGAGGCGACCACCTCGTCCAGTTGGAGGTGGATGGACCGGAAGCGTGGCCCGACCACGTTCCAGTGGATCTGCTTGGCGACCAGCGAGAGGTCGACCAGATCCACGAGCGCACCCTGGAGGGCCTCGGAGACGGTCTTCAGATCGTCCTCGGGAAGGGGACTCTTCACCACGTACATCCGCTGTCCTCAGGGCTCGGCGGGCTTCACGTCCCTCCCACCATGACCGGCCCGCCCCACCCCGGCAAACGGAGCAAACCGGACGGCCGCGGCCGGGTCCGCGCAGGAAAAAGCCCCGGCCGGGCCTCACCCGGAAAATCCAGGGAGGCCCGGCCGGGGCTCACGTTCTCGGGCGCTAGGCCGCGTGCGCGCAGGTCACGCGGCGACCACGTCCACCGCTTCGGCGGGCGCCTTGATGGTCACCCGTTCCGGTGGCACACCGGTCACCGACACGGAACCCAGCATCGGGCGGACCGGGGCCGGGACACCATCGTTGGCGGCCGCGGACTGGGCCAGCTCGGCGAGTGCCAGTTCGTCACTCACCTCACGCATGAGTTCCGACATCCGTACGTCCAGCGCGTCGCAGATCGCGGAGAGCAGCTCGGAGGAAGCCTCCTTCTGCCCCCGCTCCACCTCGGAGAGATAGCCGAGCGAGACCCGGGCAGACGAGGAGACTTCGCGCAGAGTACGGCCCTGGCGCTGGCGCTGCCGACGCAGCACGTCACCCAGCAGGCGACGGAGCAGAATCATCGGTGGCTCCCTCCTCGGACCGCGTAGCCGCATCCTTCTCGCCCCACCGTACCGCCTCGCGCCGCGGCCGTGCGGGGAGCGATGTCGTGTTCACTCAGGGCTGCAAACATCAAAACCCCCCGTTCCGTTCCGTATCCTGTGCCCGCTCATTTCCGGTCTGTTCGCCCGCAAGCTCCCGCAGAAGCAGTGCGAGTACGCTCCGTACACTCTCCATACGAATTTCCGCACGGCCGCCGTTCAACCGCAGGGCCTCCACTTTTCCGCCGGGGGCGGAAGGAGAGCCTTGCCGGAAGGGTCCGTCGACCGCTATGTACACCGTGCCGACGGGCTGCCCGTCCTGCGGATCGGGGCCGGCCACCCCGGTGGTGGCGATGCCCCAGTCGGCGCCGAGCACCTCGCGCACACCGGCCGCCATCTGGGCCGCGACCTGCGGATCCACCGCGCCCGACCGGGCCAGCAGGCCGGCGTCGACGCCGAGGAGCCGGTGCTTCAGCTCGGTGGCGTAGGCGGTGACCGAACCCCGGAACACCTGGGAGGCGCCGGGGACCGAGGTGATCTCGGCGGCGACCAGACCACCGGTCAGCGACTCGGCCACGGCGAGCGTCTCGCCGCTCACTTTCAGTAGCCGAACCAGCTCGGTGGCCGTGGGGTTCACGCTTCTCGCTCTTCCAACGCCGCCGCCCGCTCGGCGATTCCCCGGCGGCGCAGCACGATGGCCTGTCTCACATAGTCGAGACCGGTGACGACCGTGAGGACGACCGCCGCGGCCATCACCCAGAACCTCAGGGTGGCCAGCCAGCCGGTCAGCGCCAGCACGTACATGCCGACCGCCACGCCCTGGGTGAGCGTCTTCAGCTTGCCGCCCCGGCTGGCCGGGATCACGCCGTACCGGATGACCACGAAACGCAGCAGGGTGATGCCGAGTTCCCGGCCCAGGATGACCGCCGTCACCCACCAGGGCAGGTCGCCCAGCCAGGACAGGCAGATGAGCGCGGCGCCCATGATCGCCTTGTCCGCTATCGGGTCGGCGATCTTCCCGAAGTCGGTGACCAGGTTGTAGGTGCGCGCCAGATGCCCGTCGAACAGGTCCGTGATCATGGCGACGGCGAAGGCCGCCCAGGCGAACGAGCGCCAGGCCGGGTCGTAGCCGCCGTCCGCGAGCAGCAGCGCCACGAAGCCGGGCACGAGGACCAGCCGGAGCATGGTGAGCAGGTTGGCGACGTTCCAGACGCTGGCCTGGTTGACGGCCGCGGCGGCCAGCTTGCCGCCGCGCGGGTGCCGCGCCTCCAGCGCGGCGGCCGGGTCGGAGACCTCCGGAGCGCCGTCGGCGGCGTGACCCGGTGCGCTGCGCGCGCCGGAGGAGCCGCCCGAGGCGGATGCCGGGACTCCGGTCATCTGGCCGCCTCCTCGCTACACACCGACGAACCGGGAAGCGGCTCGGCCACCAGGTCGACCCCCTCGGTGCCGACCACCTTGGCCTCGACGATACGTCCCACGGTGAGACCCTCGCCGCTCGTGAGCAGCACCTGGCCGTCCGTCTCGGGCGCCTGGTGCGCGGCGCGGCCGTACACCCCGTCCTCGCCGTCGACGGACTCCACCAGCACCCGCACGGTCTCCCCGACGCGCTCCTCGGCGCGCTGCGAGACGAGCTCCTCGGCGAGCCGGGAGATGTGGGCGAGACGCTCGGCGACCACGTCCTCGTCGAGCTTGGTGTCGTAGGTGGCCGCCTCGGTGCCCTCCTCGTCGGAGTAGCCGAAGACGCCGATGGCGTCCAGGCGGGCGCCGGTCAGGAAGCGCTCCAGCTCGGCGAGGTCGGCCTCGGTCTCGCCGGGGAAGCCCACGATGAAGTTGGAGCGGACGCCGGCCTCGGGAGCCTTGCCCCGGATGGTGTCCAGCAGCTCCAGGAAGCGGTCGGTGTCACCGAAGCGGCGCATGGCGCGCAGCACGTTCGGCGCGGAGTGCTGGAAGGACAGGTCGAAGTAGGGCACGACCTTCGGGGTGGAGGTCAGCACGTCGATCAGGCCGGGACGCATCTCGGCCGGCTGGAGGTAGCTGACGCGCACCCGCTCGATGCCGTCGACCTCGGCCAGCTCGGGAAGCAGGGACTCCAGCAGGCGGATGTCGCCCAGGTCCTTGCCGTAGGAGGTGTTGTTCTCGGAGACGAGCATGACCTCCTTCACACCCTGCTCGGCCAGCCAGCGCGTCTCGTTGAGCACGTCGCTGGGGCGGCGGGAGATGAAGGAGCCGCGGAAGGACGGGATGGCGCAGAAGGAGCAGCGCCGGTCGCAGCCGGAGGCGAGCTTGACCGAGGCGACCGGGGAGCCGTCCAGACGGCGGCGCAGGGGCGCGCGCGGGCCGGAGGCGGGCGCCAGGCCGTCGGGGAGGTCGGTCGGGCCGTGGCCGGGCAGGGCGACGGCGGCCGCGGACTCCTGGCGCTCGGCCGGGCTGATCGGCAGCAGCTTGCGGCGGTCGCGCGGGGTGTGGGCGGCGTGGACACCGCCGGCCAGGATGGTCTGGAGGCGGTCGGAGATGTCGGCGTAGTCGTCGAAGCCGAGCACGCCGTCGGCCTCGGGCAGCGCCTGGGCGAGTTCCTTGCCGTACCGCTCGGCCATGCAGCCCACCGCCACGACGGCCTGGGTTCTGCCGTGGTCCTTGAGGTCGTTG is from Streptomyces seoulensis and encodes:
- a CDS encoding Dps family protein; translated protein: MYVVKSPLPEDDLKTVSEALQGALVDLVDLSLVAKQIHWNVVGPRFRSIHLQLDEVVASARLHSDSVAERSSALGVPPDGRAATVASGTGIKVPPSGWIKDTDAVSGMVAALGAVIARMRERVKATGDADPVSEDLFIQITADLEKHHWMFQAETA
- a CDS encoding helix-turn-helix domain-containing protein — its product is MILLRRLLGDVLRRQRQRQGRTLREVSSSARVSLGYLSEVERGQKEASSELLSAICDALDVRMSELMREVSDELALAELAQSAAANDGVPAPVRPMLGSVSVTGVPPERVTIKAPAEAVDVVAA
- a CDS encoding CinA family protein → MNPTATELVRLLKVSGETLAVAESLTGGLVAAEITSVPGASQVFRGSVTAYATELKHRLLGVDAGLLARSGAVDPQVAAQMAAGVREVLGADWGIATTGVAGPDPQDGQPVGTVYIAVDGPFRQGSPSAPGGKVEALRLNGGRAEIRMESVRSVLALLLRELAGEQTGNERAQDTERNGGF
- the pgsA gene encoding CDP-diacylglycerol--glycerol-3-phosphate 3-phosphatidyltransferase; protein product: MTGVPASASGGSSGARSAPGHAADGAPEVSDPAAALEARHPRGGKLAAAAVNQASVWNVANLLTMLRLVLVPGFVALLLADGGYDPAWRSFAWAAFAVAMITDLFDGHLARTYNLVTDFGKIADPIADKAIMGAALICLSWLGDLPWWVTAVILGRELGITLLRFVVIRYGVIPASRGGKLKTLTQGVAVGMYVLALTGWLATLRFWVMAAAVVLTVVTGLDYVRQAIVLRRRGIAERAAALEEREA
- the rimO gene encoding 30S ribosomal protein S12 methylthiotransferase RimO codes for the protein MPERRTVALVTLGCARNEVDSEELAGRLEADGWQLVEDAGDADVAVVNTCGFVEAAKKDSVDALLEANDLKDHGRTQAVVAVGCMAERYGKELAQALPEADGVLGFDDYADISDRLQTILAGGVHAAHTPRDRRKLLPISPAERQESAAAVALPGHGPTDLPDGLAPASGPRAPLRRRLDGSPVASVKLASGCDRRCSFCAIPSFRGSFISRRPSDVLNETRWLAEQGVKEVMLVSENNTSYGKDLGDIRLLESLLPELAEVDGIERVRVSYLQPAEMRPGLIDVLTSTPKVVPYFDLSFQHSAPNVLRAMRRFGDTDRFLELLDTIRGKAPEAGVRSNFIVGFPGETEADLAELERFLTGARLDAIGVFGYSDEEGTEAATYDTKLDEDVVAERLAHISRLAEELVSQRAEERVGETVRVLVESVDGEDGVYGRAAHQAPETDGQVLLTSGEGLTVGRIVEAKVVGTEGVDLVAEPLPGSSVCSEEAAR